cagacaatAGGACTAACTCGAGGAGTCTTAGCGCGagcgcagacatcacaagcagagacataggaactcacatcatgagacaaagacggccaccagtagagccgcgatacaattttttttgtaccagttatccctggatgaccacacaaaacCAAATCATataactcattgagcaaactaAATCTGAGGAGCAACAAATAATCTTCCAGCAGGAATGTTTTGCAGAGCGAGTTGCTGACATTTTTAATCTCAGTTACAAGATCAAgcgatattgcagaaaccactaccCTCTTAGATAAAATAGTTTCTGGATGAATGTCGcggacctgtgaggaacagaaacgTTGAGATAAGGCGTCGACCCTGACATTTTTTGAGACCCGGGTCGGTAGGTTATAATAAAGTCAACTATtgtaaagaacaaggcccacctagtctgtctgggattgagtcttttggctgattctaaaaaaagtcaggtttttatggtcagtcagtacagtaatttgatgtctagcccCCTCTAAAAAGTGGCGCTACTCTTCAAACCCCCACTTGATAGCAAGACACTCATGTTTACCTATATCATCATCTTTCTCAGTGGCGGAAAATctctgtgaaaaaaaattaggctcggatgggacattgGCAGCAGACACCGGGCATGGTGTAACAGCAGACGTGAtcagtggcacaacatgactccaactctctaaggtacaggaacagggtagcacaggatacaggtagcaggaatgggaacactgggaactggaaaacacaaaaggaccatttgcaagactaacacggctaaacacaacaacactcaggaaatgagtgaaggggcagggccctccttatagtccagggtcattagacaattctaaacatgtgtgcgctggccctttaaggctgggactgagctcgcgcgcgcaccctagtgttCACTGCAGGCcagaacggccgcatgtgctggcatcttcgggcaggaaggcgtcggcaggatgagaggagtgtgCGGTCTGCGGCCGCAGACGTTACAGAACTTTCTTTCGTTAGATctgtcaaaggtttggcaatggaggaaaaatgatcaatacattttcggtaataattagcaaaacccaagaacctctgcagagcttttagtgaagtgCGTTGGACCCAATCAAGAACCGTCTGAACCTTAgcggagtccatacgaaaatcatgaggagaaagaaaataccccaaaaaaattacTTCCTAAActccaaaaataaatttttcaaattTCGCTTAAAGACAATTTTCACTCAGCACTTGAAGGACAGAgcttaaatgttgaacatgagaggaccaatcggaagaaaacacaagaaCATTTTTTCCAGATACACAACCACAAAGCatccaataaaatttctgaaaatatcattaaccaggttctgataaaccgctggagcattacttaaaccagaagacatgaccaaatactcataatgaccattTGGAGTATTAAACGCTGTCTTCCGCTCATCCCTTCTGCGAACGCGAAATTGTAGGCCCCGTGTAAATCCAGTTTAGACAATCAcctggctcctgagatctgattaaacaggtccgaAATTAGTGGAAGAGGATACTGATTCTTAACGGTAATTTTATTTAAttcacggtagtcgatacagggtcttaaaccgccatctttcttttcaacaaagaaaaaacctgcagctgTCAGAGAAGTAGATGGATAAATATGACCCTTACGGAGACTGTCTTTAAAGTAATCTTCCTGGCCTGTCTCTCAggagcagaaagattataaatccgcCCCTTAGGCAGCTTAGCATTAGAGAGAAgtacaatggggcagtcatacggCCTATTaggagggagagattcacaaccgatttcagaaaatacatcctcaaaatcttgaatacactcCGGCAACGATAGTGCGTTGCAAGATACGTTAGTTATAAATAAAGACAACCAAATatcataacatttagaattccacttaatcaaatctgcttttacccaatcaataacaggattatgtgtctgaaaccatggaatacccaatattacctcagaaggcaaattttctaggataaagaaattagttcagtatgcaaagtacccacttcCAAAGTTACAGGTCGAGTGGAGAACTTGACCGACCCCCTGAGAGAGAGGGGTATTATCTATAGCAGATACTTTGACTGGGTTACTCCGCTAAACAAGGGCGATAGCCAATATTTTTTGAAACCTGGAAATCCCAAAAATTTGCagcagaaccacaatctacaaaaccttgaaatacaaacattattaaaccatacatcaattggtaaaaggattttttgataaaatgtgggaaaaacctgaATTCCCGGGGGCCACCTAAACTCTGAAGTTTTCCGGTGCTGGACGTTTGGAACAGTTCTTTAGCGTATGACCAACGTCCCCGCAATAGAAGCATAGCCCTCTGCATTTCCAAAAAAGTCTCCGTTCTTGAGAAGATGTAgtggagcccaactgcatgggCTCTTGTGCATCAGATGAAGGGAAGAGGCCATTActgttctttcatttttgcgcTCACGTAGTCGTCGGTCCAGACGCCCAACAAGAGTCATAGTGTCCTCTAACGTCAGGGGTGGAGGGTAATTTAATAGGAGATCTTTTAAAGTTTCAGAAAGGCTTTGGCGGAATTGACATCAAAGTGCAGCATCATTCCACTGTGAAGAGATGGACCACTGTCTAAATTCCGAACAATAGTCTTCGATAGGATTCCGTCCTTGCTGGAGAGGTAACAGATTGGcctcagccactgcagtgatatctggttctccATATATTAAACCTAAGGCTTCAATGGAAGAtctccacagaaaaaagttcaggggcatcaggtccCAACGAAGAGGCCCGGGTTTGAGAATCTCCCtttaaaagtgaaataaagacacAACTCGCTGCTGCTTATTTCCAGAGGAGAAAggtttgagaaaggttctgtgactaaccgaaacgtcgctgcttacttgaggtgaataaatccaccttttttcatctatcctgaagtcctggtgccgtcactttATCCTatggtgtttttttatatatactagtgtatatataaatgacaaaaatgtgtttttgtgatttgtctgctcgtaataaaaattaaaaacatggaattaattaaactaatctagaaaatgaaagcctcataagtcttctaaaaaaaacaaagtaaaataactataataatcaaagtggttgcaaagaattattgtttaaagaagtgcatatcagaaatggaaaatttgacttgGACACAGggacatcaatgacccttggtcatgaaagggttaaaataaatgTGAACAAGGCTCCTGGTCCAGAAGGGTTACACCCAATAGTTGTTAGAGAACTTAGTTAAGTTACTTTGGTCTCCctgttcataatattcagagattctctagtgactggtatagtgccaagggactagcgcagggcaaatgtggtgcccatTTTCAAAAAGTGATCTAGGTATTTCCCAGGTAATTAcacaccagtaagcttaacatccatcatgggaaaaatgtttgagtggCTTTTAAGGGACTACATGCAGCAGTATATGTGACAGAATGGGTACACTAAGGTCTAtagatttagaaagtatagtttgtaattggcttGAAAATTGActtaaggaccatatccagagagttgtaatTAATGATTCATACTGTActttgaatggtccccagttatacgaCATGGAGCCTGGAGGCAGTGCTTAATCCaatgatcgctagttcaagtccccaaAGTGAGGATTAATAGAAAAAGTTGATcacagttaaaacattttttttaatatatatataaatatcaatattaaaagttaaaaaaaaaactcccactTTACctcaaaagcaatgtaaaaaaagaaataaaataacataagttatcaacgcatctgtaaaagtctaaactagtaaaatataacataatttaacctgcacggtgaaagccgtaaagaaaaaaattgaaaaagatGGAATAagaagtgaccaaaaagtttaaTTTACCCCAAAATGTAACTAATACAAACTACAGGtcgcatttgaaaaaaaaaaaaataggccctCAAACCTCTGAAtcgtcggaaaaataaaaaaagttatgtctctcagaaaatggccaaacaaaacaaattttatttttaacaattttgtttcttccttgtaaaagtagtaaaacataaaattactgtataaatttggtatctccgtaatcgtattggcccgcagaataaagttaacatgttgtttatacagtagggtgaatgtcgtaaaaataaaacccaaagAACAGTGCAGAAATCgttatttttccattccaccccacaaagaattttattccagtttcccagtacattatatggtaccaaaaatggtgccatggaAGAGGACAACTGGTCCCGCAATAAAAGgtctcatatggctatattgatggaaaaataaaaaaattatgacttttggaacgtgaagattaaaaagcaaaaatgaaagtctgaaaaatggctgtggagggAACGGGTTAATAGTTTATCCAGTCTGAACGCCACTTAGAATCAGGAGAgacatttttcctttttagggcagattggttCATGACTTATGGGTATTTTTTTTTGAACCTTCCTCTGAATCAATaatattaactatgtaactatataacactGCAAATAGGcttgattaaaaaaatattttattttttgtctgaCTCTACAGCTTCTATGTGGATTAATGTTTCTCCATTTTTACAGACTTGACACGAGCCCTGCTTGTTTTATGATCATGtagtcatgtgttactttactcCCGCTGTCCCCTTACCTACAACAGTAACTTATGGGGCAGATAGATAGAAAAGAGTAAATATGGCCATACATAGTAGATAACTCTCGGAAAAATCTTTTTGCCCACAGCTGTTTCCCCAAATCTGCCCAGAAATATATTATTGTTTAAACGCAGTTACATTTTGAGTACTATCTGTAAGGCATCACTGCTTTTCGTATTGTTTCAACCCCATTAACAACCAATACTTTATTTGTTTGACAGTTTTGACAACTGGAAAAAGCAAAGTTATACATCATATGGCTCACAACTATACCGTTACCCAGTGCAACTAATGCATCAAGGTGAAAAATGTCATCCGGAGGTACAATACAGCTACAGTACTGTTTTGAGACAATGAACAATTCATGTGAAAAGAATAACTGGTCAAACAGCATAAGGATTCCCATGTATGTGTTCATGGTAAGCACCATCTTGGTCACAATGGCTGGAAATCTTGCTGTCATCATCTCCATAGCTCATTTTAAGCAGCTTCACACACCAACAAATTACCTGATCGTTTCCATGGCCTCTGTGGACTTTCTACTGGGATGCCTTGTTATGCCATATAGTATGGTGAGATCAGTGGAGAACTGCTGGTATTTTGGAGAAATCTTCTGTAAAATCCATACAGGAATAGACGTAATGCTCAGTACGGCTTCCATATTCCACCTCTCCTTCATCTCCGTGGATAGATATTATGCAGTATGTGATCCATTGAGATATAAGACaagaataaatatttttacaGTGCTTTTAATGATCATTGCTAGTTGGGTGATACCTGCTATTTTTGCCTTTGGTATGATCTTTCTTGAGCTTAATATAAAAGGTTCTGAATCCTATTTCTATAATGAGGTCAGTTGTGTTGGAGgctgttttgtgttttttagtGAAACATCAGGGATAGTGGCCTCCATGTTGTCCTTCTTCATTCCTGGATTCATTATGATCTGTATTTATGGAAAAATATACATCATAGCCAAGAGACAAGCAAGATCAATTAAAGATACCACCAATCAGATCCAATTCCagattgaacttgatggaaatCATCATGGGTCCCGATGCagagagaggaaagccgccaaaaCCTTGGGAACAATTATGGGTGTTTTCCTAATTTGCTGGTCTCCCTTCTTTTTCTGCACTGCTACTGGTTCATTTATGAAATATGTTACACCACCCATTGTCATCAATGCATTTGTATGGATTGGATATTTAAATTCAACTTTTAACCCAATGGTCTATGCATTCTTCTATATGTGGTTTCGGAGAGCGCTCAAAATGATAATGTTTGGAAAAGTTTTTCAGTTTGATTCTTCTAGAACCATTTTATATTATGAGTAATCCATATCAAGGTATGcaataaacaaaaatgtaaaacaatggACACCAAAACAATATCATGGAACTGAATAAGAATACCGAATGAGAAACTCTAAGTAATATTGTATCATAAACTTCTGTACATCCAAAAGACTTTCTTTATTGCACTACTatgagtatctatatatatatatatatatatatatatatatatatatatatatatatatatatatatatattagttaaaAATATACACGAGGCTTAATTAGATGTCTATTTGAGTAAACTGAATAACTGAAATATCGATTCACTAAACCTGAAtatccaccttttaacaccatgttgttTTAGGTCTaatattctgtgctgatttatttttaaaggggttgtacaagattagaaaattgctattttttccaaaaaaacagtgtcacacctgttcacaggtgCAACTCCGCTACATCAACTTCAAtaaaactgagctgcaatactagaaacaaccaatgggcagatgtggtGCGCTGTTTGTATTAGACAGCAGGGTCATAATTCGTCATTTCATTTTTatgatacacagctccaaattCCCCCCATAGTTGTAGagttaaattatacaattctgtCCTTCTGCAGTCGCTTCTAGTGTGAGTTTAGGAGCGTACTGCAAACTGTTTTAATATTATGTTCAATGTATAATCAGTATGCAGCGAGTCTTTAACTCCCGTCTAGTAAaacctgcaggcagacagaaatgTATAATTTAACTGTTTCTCTATGGCAGGGATCAGTGAACCTGTGGCACCAGTGCCTTAGCCGGCAAatggggcctggtttgctggcacacttccccCTCCGGTGTCCATTGCCGTTGCTAGCTTGGCGGAACTGAACACAGGAAGAGAGTGCTGCGCTTCATTCTGGCTTGGCAGCACTAATTACCAAAAGATagagcagtgcttcattgtgtttgtcaCTGCTGAAaacttggcaagcacacaatgcagcactgctcttTATCCTGGTGTTCAGCGTATAATGAGGCgctgctctctcctggtgatcggTGCCGCAAGGACGGAGCTCAGTAACCGCTCTGTAtaagaaaaagttagcaaaagttgtCAGCTCTCTCCTGTTTACAACCCCCTAAGCCTAGTGTTCAGTAGccatggtctctcctatgtgtacCCCCCAAGCTGTTGTTCAGTAGTCGCTTTCTACTGGGTACAGCAACCCCAAGCTGATATTCAGTAGCCGTGGTCAATTTTCCCTCTAACTCTTGGCAGCTCCcgtgcggggcagttagggagcagggcaagtctccattaatggtgggcgatcttatgaccaaaagtaatacccccagtaaacgctaatatagcgactaaatatttaaaataagttttcaattacttttttaaatactataatattacaggtacagcagtaaaagaaacagttataaacaccaattataggcatcaatgaaagaatccctcattacaccaatgtccttatagatagcgccac
This genomic stretch from Rhinoderma darwinii isolate aRhiDar2 chromosome 4, aRhiDar2.hap1, whole genome shotgun sequence harbors:
- the TAAR1 gene encoding trace amine-associated receptor 1, which translates into the protein MSSGGTIQLQYCFETMNNSCEKNNWSNSIRIPMYVFMVSTILVTMAGNLAVIISIAHFKQLHTPTNYLIVSMASVDFLLGCLVMPYSMVRSVENCWYFGEIFCKIHTGIDVMLSTASIFHLSFISVDRYYAVCDPLRYKTRINIFTVLLMIIASWVIPAIFAFGMIFLELNIKGSESYFYNEVSCVGGCFVFFSETSGIVASMLSFFIPGFIMICIYGKIYIIAKRQARSIKDTTNQIQFQIELDGNHHGSRCRERKAAKTLGTIMGVFLICWSPFFFCTATGSFMKYVTPPIVINAFVWIGYLNSTFNPMVYAFFYMWFRRALKMIMFGKVFQFDSSRTILYYE